One Vigna unguiculata cultivar IT97K-499-35 chromosome 11, ASM411807v1, whole genome shotgun sequence DNA window includes the following coding sequences:
- the LOC114168897 gene encoding probable galacturonosyltransferase 12 yields MLLQISPSLRHVTVLPGKGLKEFIKVKVASRRLSYRMLIYSLLFFTFLLRFVFVLTAVDNIDGENKCSSIGCLGKKLRPKILGRSLESNVPEVIYRILDQPLGKDELEQKTDIPQTLEEFMVQTKEGGYDAKTFAIKLREMVTLMQQRTREAKVQEYLYRHVASSSIPKQLHCLGLKLANEHTNNAGARLQLPSAELVPALVDNNYFHFVLASDNVLAASVVATSLVRNSLRPQKVVLHIITDRKTYYPMQAWFSLHPLSPAIIEVKALHHFDWFSKGKVPVLEAMEKDQNVRSKFRGGSSAIVANTTEKPREIAAKLQALSPKYNSVMNHIRIHLPELFSSLSKVVFLDDDIVVQTDLSPLWDIDMDGKVNGAVETCSGEDKYVMSKRLKSYLNFSHPLISQNFDPNECAWAYGMNIFDLDAWRKTNISSTYHYWVEQNIKSDLSLWQLGTLPPGLIAFHGHVHTIDPFWHMLGLGYQESTSFSDAKDAGVIHFNGRAKPWLDIAFPHLRPLWTKYIDFSDYFIKSCHIKAL; encoded by the exons atgtTGCTGCAGATATCACCAAGTTTGAGGCATGTCACTGTGCTTCCGGGAAAAGGGTTGAAGGAATTTATCAAAGTGAAGGTTGCATCAAGGAGGCTATCTTATCGGATGCTCATCTATTCACTCTTGTTCTTCACATTCCTTCTTAGGTTTGTGTTTGTTCTCACAGCAGTGGATAACATTGATGGAGAAAACAAGTGTTCTTCCATAG GTTGCCTGGGAAAAAAATTGAGGCCAAAGATTTTGGGAAGAAGTCTTGAATCAAAT GTCCCAGAAGTAATATACAGAATATTAGATCAACCCCTTGGAAAAGATGAATTAGAGCAAAAGACTGATATACCTCAGACTTTGGAAGAGTTCATGGTCCAAACAAAGGAAGGTGGATATGATGCCAAGACATTTGCAATTAAACTAAGAGAAATG GTGACCCTTATGCAACAAAGAACCAGAGAAGCCAAAGTCCAAGAGTACCTATACCGTCATGTAGCATCAAGCAGCATACCAAAACAGCTTCATTGCCTTGGCTTGAAGCTAGCCAATGAGCACACAAACAATGCAGGTGCACGCCTTCAGCTACCCTCTGCAGAACTTGTCCCTGCTCTTGTTGACAACAACTACTTTCACTTTGTACTTGCCTCCGACAATGTGCTCGCTGCGTCTGTGGTTGCAACATCACTTGTACGCAACAGTTTGAGACCTCAGAAGGTTGTTCTGCACATAATTACAGACAGAAAAACTTACTATCCCATGCAGGCTTGGTTCTCCTTGCACCCTTTATCACCTGCCATAATCGAGGTCAAGGCACTGCACCACTTCGATTGGTTTTCAAAGGGAAAGGTGCCTGTGCTGGAAGCAATGGAAAAAGATCAAAATGTAAGATCGAAGTTCAGAGGAGGATCATCAGCTATTGTTGCAAATACCACTGAGAAGCCTAGAGAAATTGCAGCAAAGCTGCAAGCACTTAGCCCTAAGTATAACTCAGTAATGAATCACATTCGCATACATCTTCCAGAG CTTTTCTCTAGTCTTAGCAAGGTGGTCTTCCTTGATGATGACATTGTGGTACAAACTGATCTTTCACCTCTTTGGGACATTGACATGGATGGAAAAGTGAATGGAGCAGTAGAAACATGCAGTGGAGAAGATAAGTATGTTATGTCAAAGAGGTTGAAAAGCTATTTGAACTTTTCACACCCTTTAATATCCCAAAATTTTGATCCCAATGAATGTGCTTGGGCTTATGGCATGAACATTTTCGACCTTGATGCTTGGAGAAAGACCAATATAAGCTCTACATACCATTACTGGGTTGAGCAG AATATAAAATCAGATCTCAGTTTGTGGCAGCTAGGGACATTACCACCTGGATTAATAGCATTCCATGGTCATGTCCACACTATTGATCCTTTCTGGCACATGCTGGGATTGGGATATCAGGAAAGTACAAGTTTTAGTGATGCTAAGGATGCTGGTGTTATCCATTTCAATGGCAGGGCAAAGCCATGGCTAGATATAGCTTTTCCCCATCTAAGGCCACTGTGGACTAAATACATTGATTTCTCAGATTACTTCATAAAGAGCTGCCATATCAAGGCATTGTAA